From a single Anas acuta unplaced genomic scaffold, bAnaAcu1.1 SCAFFOLD_265, whole genome shotgun sequence genomic region:
- the LOC137849204 gene encoding uncharacterized protein produces MSIPPPNPSPPPPSSPQPPPPPLAPHAKEDDDDDDDDDEEAEGEAEGSPSRPDPLLKPPPGRRGASAPTAATGAPRPSLGAPRSWSTSRATPAPAPTPAASAAKPSVRASTLLEHQRVHTGEKPYGCAQCGARFSQNSTLVHHRRTHTGERPYGCGECGRAFGRKSTLATHRRTHTGERPYGCGGCGRRFAVSSDLAKHRRARGGCREGGRGVVVQREGENGGGRWGYGGGWGWGGVGRDVVGGLVVMGNVVVVVNGMGMVDLVVMVDVMVMVMVNLMVMVMVDLMVMVNLMVNLMVMVNVMVMVMVDLMVNVMVMGNLMVDLMVMGNLMVMGNLMVMVMVDPHGHGEPRGDLMVMVNIVVMVDVMVMVNVMVMVVVNVMVELMVMVILMVMVNLMVMVNLVVVVNVMVMVNLMVMVDLMVMVNLVVNLMVMVNVMVMVMVDLMVNVMVMVNLMVDLMVMVDVMVMVMVDLMVLGNLMVDLMVMVNLVVMVKLMVNVMAMENLMMMVNLMVVVNFVVNLMVMGNLMVTLMVMENLLVMATLDAMVDVTVTPPFVVRARPPGNAKTHGDTKIRDDTKIRGDTKPCGDPKIGGDAKIQGDAKPRGDAKPCGDPKIQGDAKPHGDAKPRGDPKTGGDPKIQGDAKPRGDANPMVTPNPVVTPKLEATPKLEATPTPSGLTAARSAAKPSATPPPSSSTGNPLRLLPLPPSAPNASKAAPNWPATGAGATGGPPNPTAARPAAKPTPKRPLYGTTNPSNPWLAPSAAPLFFGVAAWPGTSGLAALLPNPTSAPSAAKPSGKAPNSSGTR; encoded by the exons atgtccATCCCCCCACCCAACCCTtctccacccccccccagctccccccaaccaccaccaccgccgCTCGCCCCCCACGCCAAAGAGGACGACGACGATGACGATGATGATGACGAAGAGGCCGAAGGCGAGGCCGAAGGCTCCCCCTCCCGCCCCGACCCCCTCCTAAAACCGCCGCCGGGGCGCCGGGGGGCGAGCGCCCCCACCGCTGCCACCGGTGCCCCAAGACCTTCGCTTGGAGCTCCTCGCTCTTGGAGCACCTCAAGGGCCACGCCGGCGCCCGCCCCCACCCCTGCGGCGAGTGCGGCAAAGCCTTCGGTCCGCGCCTCCACCCTCCTGGAGCACCAACGCGTCCACACCGGCGAGAAACCCTACGGGTGCGCCCAGTGCGGCGCCCGCTTCAGCCAAAATTCCACCCTGGTCCACCACCGGCGCACCCACACCGGCGAGCGGCCCTACGGCTGCGGCGAGTGCGGGAGGGCTTTCGGGCGCAAGTCCACCCTGGCCACCCATCGGCGGACCCACACCGGGGAGAGGCCCTACGGGTGCGGTGGGTGCGGGCGGCGTTTCGCCGTCAGCTCCGATTTGGCCAAGCACCGGCGGGCGCGCGGGGGGTGTCGGGAGGGCGGGAGGGGGGTGGTGGTGCAGCGGGAGGGGGAGAACGGGGGTGGGCGGTGGGGGTAcggtggggggtgggggtgggggggggtggggagggacgTGGTGGGGGGCCTCGTGGTGATGGGGaacgtggtggtggtggtcaaCGGCATGGGCATGGTGGACCTCGTGGTGATGGTGGAC GTCATGGTCATGGTCATGGTGAACCTCATGGTCATGGTCATGGTGGACCTGATGGTCATGGTGAACCTCATGGTGAACCTCATGGTGATGGTGAATGTCATGGTCATGGTCATGGTGGACCTCATGGTGAACGTCATGGTGATGGGGAACCTCATGGTGGACCTCATGGTCATGGGGAACCTCATGGTCATGGGGAACCTCATGGTCATGGTCATGGTGGACCCTCATGGTCATGGTGAACCTCGTGGTGACCTCATGGTGATGGTGAACATCGTGGTCATGGTGGATGTCATGGTCATGGTGAACGTCATGGTCATGGTCGTGGTGAACGTCATGGTGGAACTCATGGTCATGGTGATCCTCATGGTGATGGTGAACCTCATGGTCATGGTGAACCTTGTGGTGGTGGTCAACGTCATGGTCATGGTGAACCTCATGGTCATGGTGGACCTCATGGTCATGGTGAACCTTGTGGTGAACCTCATGGTGATGGTGAATGTCATGGTCATGGTCATGGTGGACCTCATGGTGAATGTCATGGTCATGGTGAACCTCATGGTGGACCTCATGGTCATGGTGGATGTCATGGTCATGGTCATGGTGGACCTCATGGTCTTGGGGAACCTCATGGTGGACCTCATGGTCATGGTGAACCTTGTGGTGATGGTAAAGCTCATGGTCAATGTCATGGCGATGGAGAACCTCATGATGATGGTGAACCTCATGGTCGTGGTGAATTTTGTGGTGAACCTCATGGTCATGGGGAACCTCATGGTGACCCTCATGGTGATGGAGAACCTCTTGGTGATGGCGACGTTGGACGCCATGGTGGACGTCACGGTGACGCCGCCCTTCGTGGTGCGCGCCCGGCCTCCTGGCAACGCTAAAACTCACGGCGACACCAAAATTCGGGATGACACCAAAATTCGAGGTGACACCAAACCCTGTGGTGACCCCAAAATTGGAGGCGACGCCAAAATTCAAGGCGACGCCAAACCCCGTGGTGACGCCAAACCCTGTG GCGACCCCAAAATTCAAGGCGATGCCAAACCCCATGGTGACGCCAAACCCCGTGGTGACCCCAAAACTGGAGGCGACCCCAAAATTCAAGGCGACGCCAAACCCCGTGGTGACGCAAACCCCATGGTGACCCCAAACCCCGTGGTGACCCCAAAACTGGAGGCGACCCCAAAATTGGAGGCGACCCCGACCCCGAGCGGCCTCACCGCTGCGAGGAGTGCGGCCAAGCCTTCCGCCACGCCgccaccctcctcctccaccgGCAACCCACTCCGGCTCCTTCCCTTGCCCCCCAGTGCCCCGAACGCTTCGAAGGCAGCGCCCAACTGGCCCGCCACCGGCGCCGGCGCCACGGGGGGGCCGCCAAACCCTACCGCTGCGAGGCCTGCGGCAAAACCTACGCCCAAGCGGCCGCTTTACGGCACCACCAACCCGAGCAACCCTTGGCTTGCCCCCAGTGCGGCTCCACTTTTTTTTGGAGTTGCCGCCTGGCCCGGCACCTCCGGGCTTGCCGCCCTCCTTCCAAACCCTACAAGTGCCCCGAGTGCGGCAAAGCCTTCGGGCAAAGCTCCAAACTCCTCCGGCACCAGGTGA